AATTGATAATCCTCgtactaaaaagtaaaaacaaatatAGAAGGAGGGGTGTGTCACACACTAGCTAAGATTGGATGAGTTTTCAAGTAATGTGCTATTTCATTTAATGAGATTGAATATGAACACATCCATCTTAATTCTTGATGTAGCTGTTTGAATTTTATGATTGCTAGTAGTAGTATCAAAGGGTCAATTCCTCTTCAAACACTCTTGTAAAGTAACTCACAGATGAGGGAAATAGAGAGAAACGTGTAGATATGGAATGCATTTAATAGAGATAAAGTCATAGACAAACCTACTTATCTAATCTTTCACTCCACTATGTGCATTAAGCCGTAGAAAGATTGATGAAGAGTTAATATGTTTGCTTAAAATAGTGTATGATTGTTCATATGAACAATACTTTTTATTGTGATGAATCTGAAAATGCATAATTTTGGTAATAAGATATTGATAATCCTCATACTAAAACCAAATATAGGAAGAGTGATGTTACACGCTATGTAGGTTGTCTAGACCAATTTTAGTTAGGCACTATAAACATCATTTTCGTGGGATATGAATAGAGTTTGAAATCTTTGTAATTAATTCATGGCAAAGTCTACAACTACCAAGTTAGTTCTGGTGTGGTTTGGTGAAGATTGGATGAGTTTTCAACTAATGAGCTATTTCATTTAATGAGATTGAATATGAACTGAACCATCATTCTTAACTTAACAGTTTGAATTTTATGATTCCCAGAATCATCACTAAATTGTTACAAGTTTTAAGATTTTAGTAACTACAAGTAAATGATACTTCTAGTAGTAGTACGTGGCCGGCCAATTCATTTTGAAACATTCATTTTTCTGCCATAAACGCTACTAAATTCTTTAGAATGAGTTTTGTGAATAATGTCCACCATTTGACCACTTCTTCAAGAAGTAAATTTTAGTCATTTTTGGTGAATGGTGGAATAGGAACAAAGAAAAAAATCGGGACTTTGGGATGTGAAATTATGTTAATTTACTTCTTGTTTCTCAATGAGATTTGAAATTAAAGTTGAAGTTGGTTATTTCTTATTGAAAAAACAAGAATCCACTTAAATGTGAGTCTTGTGTCTTCAGTAACATACTAATTAAGTTTGAAATTctataaataattgattttagtcaaaatcaattcttagGAAAGAGTTTATGTAAGTAgattttgaagaaagaaaaagagtgtTTCGGGGATTTCTAGTAGAATAGGGAATTTGATGGCATTATTCATCTTGCGGTGGTTAGAATCGTCGCAGAGTTGGTGAAAATACGAAATACATGATGCACGAGTTATTCCAACGATTGGTTTTTTTTAGCTGTCACAGGATGTTCTCCCGACGCTCGTACCTACGACGTCAGCCAGCCGCCTCAACTCGTATTTTGCGACGGTTTAAACCGCGGCAAAATGCTGTTATTTTTGTAGTGCATTGACAATCAATTATAATATGCCCCATAGGGAATAATTACATATTctcctttttaattttaattaaatttgataGAATTCAATTAAGTAGTACTGTAAACTACATTAACGGTGCATATTACATTAATCTATTGTAGGAGCATTATACTAGTATCATTTTGAGGCAACTTTTTACTATCAAGTAAATAAAAACTATCTGATTTCATTAATGAGGTGGATAGAACTTAATTTATTTCTGATCCATCACTTAGCATCTTTTAGAAGGGAAAGTCGGTTTGACATGCTACAATTAATTATATGACATTTCTTAACACGCCATGCACGCACTATCACATACACTAGTAACACTATTATTAGTATAGTGATAAacttaaatattataaaaaaaaaaacaattttatttcgTTCACGGGAAAAAGAAACAAAGCAGTTTTACGCTAGTATATAGTACTATTATTAGTATATATAGTCAcgtttcaaaaaattaaaacaaggGAAAGTTCATTTTACAATTCTAACACTAATAAAGCAGTTTTAGTTTATCACGCATGCaccccactttttttttttgtagtgaataGTATTAAAAATTCATGTATTTATGTATGCCACGTGATAACAAAAATAGTAAACTACAATGTTATTGGCAAAGAGCAAATTTTTACAGTAGTTGAATGAGATAATAGTTGGGAAGATAAATATTCTTATAATAGTTTATTTCTTGTAGCTGAAGCTCACCTAATGTAATAGCTTAGTTTAAGAAACTTTGAAATCTATATATACCCACATTTCTCATCTCATGTCATCATCATCTCATTCAGTTCATTGTGAAACTTTCTCATCTTGTTTTCTCTCATCTACCAGTCCAGCATGAAAAATCTTCTGTTCTTGATTTTTATCCTCTCTCTTATTGTGCTAGGAGAAGCACAAGTTGCATATCAAATGCTGATGCTGTCTCTTCAGTGGACACCAACTGTCTGTTTGGTTAATACATGTGACGCTGGAAAAGTAGCAAGTTTCACCAAAAAATTTACTATACATGGTTTGTGGCCTGGAAATCACTATAATCCCCAGCCCAAGTGCCCACAATACTATTATAACAGCTTTGAGCCCAAAGTGAGTATCCCTTTTGTATTTTCTGTTTGCTAGATGTTTGTTGACTTCACCTTcttttatgattattttttgtttattttgctTTTTTGTTGGCTTCTTCGGCTTTGTTCATTTTATAATACCTTATATTAAAAAGTTGGAACTGGATTCTAAtactttaaattttataatacccaaactctgaaaaatttcTCAACCTTAATTTCATATACAAGAAGCCGCAGCCTCTCTCACCTCACTTCTCCTCTCTCCACAACACAAACTTGTTATGATTCCATttcttttaattgattttttcatTCTTGTAGACTGTTAGTTTAAAAGGACAACTGGCCGTTAATTGGCCAAATATGCTTGCGGCTGACGATGAATTTATGTTTTGGGCGCCGGAGTATGAAAAGCACGGAACATGTATGGTAAACGGTGGCAGTTTTCAGCAAGGGGACTATTTTGATACTACTCTGAAGCTGAAGTGGCAGGTTGAAGCCATTTCTGACATCCGAGTGGCATTGAGCAGTATTCAACCAAACAATTTGGAGCCATTAAACAAGATTCTGTTACTTCTCCGGTCCACATATAATGTTTATCCTCAGCTTGCGTGTCCCTGGACTCAGAAAAATACTTTAGCCGAGGTCCGATTCTGCTTTGATAAGTTCACATTGCAGCTCATCAATTGTCAGAACACAATTGTAGTTTGTGGCACTGGCAGCGGTGGCACCGATATAATGATTCCAGGATGACAATTTATATGTTACTTTAAATAAAGCTTGTGGAATGGGATGCTACAGAGGTGTCTCaattataaaataaagtaaagaTTATCGAGATATATAAATTATGTTTTGAATGTGAATCAAGCATTTAAGCATTTACgcgttatttttttttgttcagtACATGTATGAATGATTCTTCCACAAACAAGAATGTGTTGTGAAAAAACAATAATAGGACTACAAAGAAGCTCAGACATAGAAAAAGGAATCAGAGGCAGCTTAGTTTTTATAAAAATAGGATTAATAAAACATATATACAAAAGAATAAATGCtattcaaggaaaaaaaaaataaggagcTCTGATGCTTGAAATAGTTGCATCTTCACTGTGCAGTGATCCTAGCCACCGAAATTCCACCatctcttctttttatttagATAGGAATCATGAAGGCAACtttaaaaatgaaatgaaatctaACACAATTAAATGAAGATACATTAACACTTAAAAAGTGacttcttttatattcaaggtAAATCGATAGATATTTAAACTCATCTTTTCAtgttacaactttgaaagtCAGACCGTGTATCCATATGAGGGAGATTTAACTGCATTTTAATTTAGAAAAGAGAGTTCATGGCATAATAGCTAGAAAATGGTGTGAGAAATAGTTTGAACCTTTCAAATAACGCAGTAGGGAGATTCAATAGTACGTACTTAGAAATACAACTATACAAGAATCAGAGTTTATGAGCAACATGTTCTCATTTGTTGAGTTTCTACAGTGTTAGTATAAAAGATATGTAAGTTACTTCCTTCTAGATAAATGTAAGGGTCATACAATTAGCCTTGGTTGTAAGATACGCTCCTAACCTTGGTTGTCAAGTTTGGGTTGAGGAGGTTCCAGAAGTGGCTCAGAACTTGGTAGATCTTGACATTGTGGCCTATATGCCTTCTTAATTCGATGATGGGATTATTTCGGGAAAAAAAACTTTAGCCGCCTCTAGCTCACAAGCAAAAAGTTTCACAAAAGATAAAGACTCATTCAAGAGAGTTGGATTTGGCAACTCTAGCACAAGATTTCGCATCTTGCTCCGAGATCTAAATGGTGGTGTGAGATTTTGTGATGGGGTGTCCAATCTGAATCCCCTCCTTCAACACAAAGAAAAAAAGTCTTTTATGACTTAAAGTAGTCCTTTAGTCTCAATGACCAAGTCCTGCATCTGTTAAAACCCAGCATTTCTGTTCCCAAGGGATGGGTCTTCCCTGTTATGACAAGGCAATGCAAAGGTGCTCCAAAGTCAACCAACTGCAACTGCTTCATTGTTCCAACTACTATCATATGATCTTCGCTTCCAAGCCGAGCAAGCCCAACACACTCAGTATCTTCAGTGTATGCTGCAAAACAAGGGAGGGATGTTTTGGTGTGAGAAATAAAAGGTAGGCCATTGGAGAAGAATACCAACTCTTATTACAGTGAAGAATGGCTCCCAATCAGCAAATATTACAAGACACATATATCTATGATCCATAAATACAGGCATAGGACAATACAAATATAGGAACCAAACTTATAGAAACAATCCTGCTAATGAGTGCCCTAAGGACACTGGTTAAGGATAATTTAATACTCTTAAATTCAATTAAATGCTTAAATATGTTCCAACATTATATTTAGTAGGCCGTGAAAAAAgatatacaaaaataaaaataaaaatagaagatGTAGGAAAAGTCAAGCCTAAAAGTATAGCCAAATACTTACACTGCAAATTACTTTGCTATCTAGCGACCTCATCATGACCCCATGATATATGCAGTTGTTTTAGATAGTAAaatgaacatggacttttgacAAATTGATTTTTCTGAATAACAGTAAGTTTCGTGGCAATCCATCTCATTATCAATAATTCCTTAACTTTACTTGATAATCAATGATAGGTTTTGTGTCATTACATTGTCATTGTTAAAATgttaaaacaaaaaatgttcCTCCCCATTTAAATTGAAACATGCAATTAAACTCCGGATAATCCAAGACTGTGCGTATGTTACCCCTTACTTAAAAGTTTGTCAACTATAAATCTTAACATCCTCATTTATACATGCAAATTGTTCGTCCCCGTGAACTTTTTTAACATACAACGTGAGGTATACGAAAGTATAGTATGCAAGAATTGAATATGTGAGTTGATATAAATATATGTTCtaacaattaaaaaaagttGTCACACAAATAGTTTAATATACCATTAATCCAAAATATAATGAGAATGTAGAAAAAAACTCTGATTACAAATAAATTAACCGAGCTATTATTTGTAGAGATTAAATTGCAAATAAAACATTTGTTCCAATGATTTGAAATCAATTGATTAATTGAAATAAAACCTCCATAGGGCTCGTAATCCTTCATATAAATTAACTGGGTCTTCGCTCCTTGTAGTCAAGATCCTAATGGACTCTCCCCATGGCTTCCTTTCTTCTCCATGGACCTCAATGAAGGATTTCAGCTTCTGTTTGACCCAATTTTTCATTGATCACTTCACCAACATACGTGAATGATGCTACCAGACCCACTAATTGCTGctcaaaagtcaaaatcaataaCAAAAACTCAGATCATAAGTACCATAACATTTCATAtacttataattaaaaaatctcTCATTAGATTAAAGCTTAAAATACATAGCAGATTAAAAGTCCATCACTATCAACAATATGAAACAACATTTGATACCAATTCATTTCCAACTAATCAATATTAAGATCTGTCAAAGTGCTATTACGAGAAACCAAAGTAAGAGATCAAACCATAATTTTGTAACCCTTTTGAGATTCTTATTCAAATATGCCCTTAGTTGTGATATGAACTATTTCCTAGATGAGCCTCACAAAAATGGATCAAATTACATGCCCTTGAATTTATTCTTCTTCTACCACTGCAGATTACTTTGCCATCTAGCAGCCTCATCATGACATCATGATATATGCAGCTGTTTAAGATAGTAAAATGAACATGGACTTGTAGCAAATTGATTTTTCTGAATTACAGAAGTTTCGTGACAATCCATCTCATGATCAATTATTCCTTAACTTAACTtgatattaagaattaaaagtCTAAATACTGTTTTTGTACATCATTTCCACACATTGTTCTAGTAAAAGAAACCTATTTAAAATGTCTATATGTTTGTTTTCAAATAATAAATGgatctttcttcacattgtgggtagtaatgaatgaatgaattgaaAGCATAACGAAAGCCACAACCATAATTAAGGTTTTTCAGTACAGCTTCCAACAACTCAGTTTTAGAATTTCATTGCAGAGGATCTCCTATCCCTCCACCAAAATCACAATAGGTATAAAATCACCCATTTTCCTACTTTCATTTTCGAGTGAGCCTAATCCTATTCTTGTCATCTTAGAATTGTAATCAATGATAGGTTTTGTGTCATTATATTGCCATGGTTGTTACCTATATGAAACTATTAGTCTATCCATCTTTGAAAAGGAGTTCACTACATCCAGCATAGTAAGGTTCCACAAAGTTAGAATCCAAACCAAAACAGCAACTATCAGAGTCTTTGTGGTTAGGATTGTTAGTCCAAAGTTGCCTCTAAAAGCCATTAAAAAACTCCCTACTACATGGATGAATCTCCAGATATTTAACGACTAGAACTATAACTCCACAAACATTACAACTATAATAGAAGGCATATTAAAAGGGAAATAAATGTGTTTCTAACAAATTGAAAGTGAAAGTTGAGGAGCTTACTTACAAATCGAAGCTCTTGTGGAGATTTCAGTCGCTAACATCAGGGAGTGAAAGCATTGACTCTGTATATATGGGCACTGATGCATCTAGTAAACCACAATGGTTCGGATACTCTAGTTGTTCTTCTTGTTCTACTCCTTCATCACTATACTTTTTCACTTTTGTTCCAGAATGTAAAACAATATCACCACCTTTTGTAGAGCATATTGGGAAGTGAAAGCTCCCCGTAGATAGAACAGTCTTGGTCCAAGATGTCAGTACTTTGTATTTCTTCATAACCCATATTTCACATGTACCATCTCTCTGCAAAATTGATAGACTTAAAAATCTTCCATGCACCCACAAAGAAAAACCAGGGAAAAGAAGACCATGAGGCATGGGTATCTCTAAGAGTCTCTTTTCCATTAAATCAAAGGCAATAATAAACATGTTCGTAACACCATCGACCCAGTTACTAACCGCCCAGTGAATAGCCTCGTTAAAGAGCAATCCATGACAAAGGTCAATAGTGGTCAAGGGAGGCAAATCAACACCCTCGGTATATTTCCACATATTAGCTCTCAATGAGAAAAACTGCACATCTGGTAAATGAGTAGGTTGGTAACAGTCCGTAACGGGCACTCGAACCACCAAGTAGTCATCTGTCGAGGAATCGTAACCAAATCCAAATAGATGACTAAAAACATTGGTGTCAACAACAGGAGATGATGGTATTGGTTTGTGGACATGTGTGGATGGATTCCACAGGTAGAGACTATCATTCCACGGGTGCCCATAACCAATATTACTAATCCAGGTGATTAGCAGAAAGCCTCTACACGAACCTTCAATCGAAATACGGTTACCGTGTTTAGACGACGATAAATCATGATAATTAGACAAAAAGTGACAATTGATTGGTTGAGAAACACGATGAGATTGAAGCGGTCCCTCTAAGTCAATGGTTCGAATGGCATGAGAGTCAGCGAAAAGGAGTGAAGGAGCAGCACGTTGAAAATGTAATGATGCAAAGAGGGGATCGGATATGAGAGATCTCCATAACTTGCACACAGCCTTGAATCGTACAATAGACTTCACCGGCAACCTCAAAAGGATTTCAATTATCAAATCTCGATCCATGTCAATATGCAGTGTTTGAATCTGAatctgaattgaattgaattcacAAAGTGAGATTGATAGATAGATACAGTAGCAATAGCAATTGttgtttgggtttagggtttacaaATTACAACTGTGATCGATCAAATGATTTACCTCGATGGTAGACACAGACGCGGCTTCCGGCGGACTCGCACCGTCAGAGGACATGGATGAACGGACAGAGTAAGGCGGCGCGTCGCTAACTGAGAGGCAGGCACGGGCTGAACTCGGGGAGGCCATCGGAGGGGTAAGCGTGGGTTTCGACGCTGCTTTTGACGAAGTATtctggcggcggcggcggcggcggcgtcgAGAGGGAGTTAACAGGTTTCGACGGAAGCAACGTATGATGAATTTTCAGATAGATTTTGGGCTTGTGTGAAATTGGAGGAGTTTTCCTTCATTTCAATTTGGAGTTATGGGGAGCAGAATGCAAgttattttgttttcaattttgagCTCACTTAGGGACAATTCTTATATTGTTTTTAACTAGGATAATAGCCCGTTACCGTGCGATGCACGAACGAACGATTCtatgttttatgatttttaattctataattttataaaatgaattaattaatttacaatACCAGTAGTAATTTGTAATCTACGCAATCATTATTAACTTTTCCAATAGACAGGTGACAATAAACCGATTATTAACTTTAGTGTAACTGAAACACATGTACTTATTtagtttttacaattttattataattattctacaattataatTTTACAAAATAAATCCCCAGGTTTGCTTATCACCCTTACGAACAATCACTTTCATTGATTTGGGCTGACAACGAAAATAATCCTAGAGAGCTTTAGCATGAACAGGCCGCAAAAAATGCACAATAGTTTAATATctacaaaaataaaacattaaattaatGTAATATACACTTTTTACCAATGCCTGCTTCTGCTACACTGGGCGGCGGTGAGATTTAAAGAAAAACCAACTTCCTCATACTCTGTCCATGGTTCTTGCTCTGGCTCAGCATAGATTATCTCACGTTCATCCTCGTTGAAGATACGAATATTGAAGTCAATGTGTCTGAACTTCATTGGCCATGAGTGGATGCTTTTTCCGGTGTCCGTGAGATGCACGAAGAAGTGATTCTAAACTTGATTCtacaatttattaaaatgaattTAGTAATTTACACATCAGCTGTCTACTCAAGATTCCAAATTCAATTCGTTTTAATTATTATCTTTACCATTACATGAGTGTAGATTAATCACtttaatgtatatatatatatatatatatatatatatatatataatttttacggtgttattataattataaaaaaattgcattaataaaatttattttatggaatgaaaataaaaataatactatTTATCACAAATAACAACATCAATATTGCATAGGTCCTTCTAAGTATTGAAGATGTCAGctagagctgtcaatatgaGTTTCAACCCGCGGGTCAGCTCGACAGGTTGGTTAaatgagccgggttgggttgattaaattccagctcgaaaagaacttgggttagtgcaatccggctcgtttaacccgcgggttagacGAGCTAACCCGCGGGTCAAGCGAGCCAACCTGCGAGttcaagttattttttattaaaaaatttattttattttttcttaattcaaGGTTATTTTTATGGATtatttttagatagaaaaatggaaattttcatttctttaaatttgagacgattttttgtgttttatttattgttattctattatttatctcattttaaatgtgacagtaaaacaattgtgttcttaaatcctataaattaatttttgttaCTATATTTCAAATGTGACAAAAAATAGTTGCGTTGATAAACCTCTTTCTTATGAGTTGAAACCAATTTAtgtaagtatttttttgaaattat
This is a stretch of genomic DNA from Lotus japonicus ecotype B-129 chromosome 1, LjGifu_v1.2. It encodes these proteins:
- the LOC130727555 gene encoding F-box/kelch-repeat protein At3g23880-like, whose product is MASPSSARACLSVSDAPPYSVRSSMSSDGASPPEAASVSTIEIQIQTLHIDMDRDLIIEILLRLPVKSIVRFKAVCKLWRSLISDPLFASLHFQRAAPSLLFADSHAIRTIDLEGPLQSHRVSQPINCHFLSNYHDLSSSKHGNRISIEGSCRGFLLITWISNIGYGHPWNDSLYLWNPSTHVHKPIPSSPVVDTNVFSHLFGFGYDSSTDDYLVVRVPVTDCYQPTHLPDVQFFSLRANMWKYTEGVDLPPLTTIDLCHGLLFNEAIHWAVSNWVDGVTNMFIIAFDLMEKRLLEIPMPHGLLFPGFSLWVHGRFLSLSILQRDGTCEIWVMKKYKVLTSWTKTVLSTGSFHFPICSTKGGDIVLHSGTKVKKYSDEGVEQEEQLEYPNHCGLLDASVPIYTESMLSLPDVSD
- the LOC130727557 gene encoding ribonuclease S-1-like, with amino-acid sequence MKNLLFLIFILSLIVLGEAQVAYQMLMLSLQWTPTVCLVNTCDAGKVASFTKKFTIHGLWPGNHYNPQPKCPQYYYNSFEPKTVSLKGQLAVNWPNMLAADDEFMFWAPEYEKHGTCMVNGGSFQQGDYFDTTLKLKWQVEAISDIRVALSSIQPNNLEPLNKILLLLRSTYNVYPQLACPWTQKNTLAEVRFCFDKFTLQLINCQNTIVVCGTGSGGTDIMIPG